GATGCGCTTGCCCCGCAGGATCAGCTTGAGGGTGACCTTGTCGCGCGCCGAGTAGATGCGCTCCAGGCCACGGCGCTCGGGGCTGAGCAGGCCCTGTTCCTCGTAGAAGCGGATGGCGCGGGTGGTGATGTCCAGCTCGCGGGACAGGTCGGAGATGCTGTAGGTCTGGCTGCTCATGCTTGGGCTCGGGGGAGGGAATGCAAGTAACCTAATGCCAGGTTGACGTATACGTCAAGCGGACCTCCATGGGAGTTTGGGCCCCTGTGGGAGCGGCCTTGTGTCGCGAAAGGGGCGCGTAGCGGCCCCAAACCAACAGTAGCGCTGCAAAAAGCTGGGGCCGCTTTGCAGCCCTTTCGCGCCGCTCCTACAGGGATCGCGCAAGGCTAGTGGGGCTTGTTTCAGGTATTGACCGACCTGCGGTATTCCTTGGGCGTCCGGCCATCGAGCCGCTTGAAGAACCGCGCAAAGTAGGTCGGATCGCTGAACCCCAGGCTGTCGGACAACTGGCTGATGCTCATGCGGGTATACGCCAGATTACGCCGTGCCTCGAGCAGCAGGCGCTGGTGGATCACCTGCAACGCCGATTGCCCGGCCAACGCTCGGCACAGCTGGTTCAACTGCAGGCTGGTGATGCCCAGCCGGCTGGCGAAGTCGTCCACGGCAAGGTGCTCGCGGTAATGCGCCTCGACCAGGCGCAGGTAACGCCCCAGCAACTGCTGGTCCCGTTCGTCCTGGTTACGCGCGGGCAAGGCCTGCTGCTGGCGGTGGATCCAGACCATCAGCGCGGTGACCAGCGCCTGCAGCAGGGGGCCTCGTGCCGGCGCGCTGCCTTGATACTCCTGCTGCAGCGTGTCGATCAGCCCGTGCAGGCGCAGACGATCCTGGCCCAGCGGGTAACAGCGGGCAGCGGTCAGTACGCTCAAGGGAGCGCCGAGGCGCTGTTCCAGATCGACCACCAGGGCCGTGCCGAAGGTCAGTACGTGCCCCTGGATATCGGCGCTGAAGCGAAAACCATGCACGGTGAGCGGCGGCACCACCTGGATCGCCGCCTCGCGAATCACCCGGCGCTCGCCCTCGATCTCCACCTGGGCCTCGCCCCGCTGCACATAGAGAAGCTGGAACAGCTCGGCATGCCGATGCGGTTTGATTTCCCAATGGTGCAGGCGGCTGCGCGCCGGGATCGACTCGCAGTGCAGCAGGTCGGTGTCCGGCCAGGCGTGATGTTCGCCGTACAGCTGGAACAGCGGGATGCCGGGGAGCGGGATGTGCATGAAGGATTGTCCGTTAATCGAACGAATTTTTGAAAAGTGCAGTTTTTGACACAGATATCACACGTTTCGCCCAAGGTTCGCCAGTAAAAATACAGGTGCAAACCCTAACAGCAGATGTGCGGCCACTGCCAGTACCGGCCGGCATCGTCATCGCGAGACAACAACAATGAAGACTCAGGTTGCAATCATCGGCGCCGGCCCCTCCGGCCTGCTGCTGGGCCAGCTGCTGCAGCGTGCGGGCATCGACACGCTGATCGTCGAGCGCCAGACCCCCGACTATGTGTTGGGACGCATCCGCGCCGGCGTGCTCGAGCAAGGCACGGTCGACCTGCTGCGCGAGGCCGGGGTGGCCGAGCGCATGGACCGTGAAGGGCTGGTACACGAAGGCGTTGAACTGTTGGTCAATGGCCGTCGCCAGCGCCTCGACCTGAAGGCGCTGACCGGCGGCAAGACGGTGATGGTGTACGGTCAGACCGAGGTCACCCGGGACCTGATGCAGGCACGCCAGGCCAGCGGGGCGCCGATCATCTATTCAGCGGACAATGTCCGCCCCCACGCCATCGACGGCGAGCGGCCCTACCTCACCTTCGACAAGGACGGTTGTCAGCACCGGGTCGATTGCGACTATATCGCCGGCTGCGACGGCTTCCACGGAGTGGCGCGCCAGAGCATTCCGGCCGACGTGCTGAAGATGTACGAGCGGGTCTATCCGTTTGGCTGGCTGGGGTTGCTGGCCGACACCCCACCGGTCAACCACGAGCTGATCTATGCCCACCACGAACGCGGCTTCGTCTTGTGCAGCCAGCGCTCGCAGACCCGCAGCCGCTATTACCTGCAAGTGCCTTTGCAGGAGCGGGTGGAGGACTGGCCAGACGCGCGCTTCTGGGATGAGCTCAAGGCGCGCCTGCCGGCGGAGGTGGCCGCGCAACTGGTCACGGGGCCGGCGCTGGAGAAGAGCATCGCGCCGCTGCGCAGCCATGTGCTCGAGCCCATGCAGCATGGCCGGTTGTTTCTGGTGGGCGACGCCGCCCATATCGTCCCGCCCACCGGCGCCAAGGGGCTGAACCTGGCGGCGTCGGACGTAAACTACCTGTATCGGATCCTGGTCAAGGTGTACCGCGAGGGCCGCACCGACCTGCTGGCGCAGTACTCGCCGCTGGCCTTGCGGCGGGTGTGGAAGGGCGAGCGTTTCAGCTGGTTCATGACTCGGCTGCTGCATGATTTCGGCGCGCATCAGGACGACTGGGACCGCAAGATGCAGGAGGCCGACCGCGAGTACTACCTTGGTTCGCCGGCCGGCCTTGCCAATATTGCCGAGAACTACGTTGGGCTGCCGTTCGAGGCTGTGGAATAGAACAGTGGGGGACCGCTTTGCGGTCCAATCGCCGGCAACGACGCCAGGTTCTACTGCTCCAAGAGCGTCACCATCTCCCGGTATCCGCGCTGGCGGGCGTGCTCCAGCGCGGTCACACCCTCCTTGTCGGTGATCCGCGGATCTGCTCCGGCCGCCAGCAACCGGCGCACGATCTCCACATACCGAGGGCCGCCATCGCCAAGGATCACCGCCTCAAGCAGCGCGGTCCAGTGCAGGCGGTTGAGGTGGTCGACGTCGACGCCGGCCTCGATCAGCAGTTGCACGGTCTCGACGTGACCGCGCTCGGCCGCCGGGATCAGTGCGGTGCCGCCGTAGCGGTTGGTGCTCTTGAGGTCGGCGCCATGGGCCAGGGTCAGGCGCAGGATGTCGTTGAGCCCGCGCGCGCCGGCATACAGGTAGGGGCTGTCGTTGATGTTGTCCTTGGCGTTGACGTCGGCACCGGCCTCGATCAGCACCTTGGCCACCTCCACCTGGTTGGCATGGGTGGCCACCAGCAGCGCAGTCTGGCCCTGGTCGTTGCGGGTATCAGGCAGGGCGCCACGGTCGAGCAACTGGCGCACGGCAGGGGCGTCACCGTGGCGGGCGGCATCGAGCAAGGGGGGATTCATGGCTGAGGTCTCGGCATGGGTGGCAAGGCTCAGGCTCAACAGCAAGGCGGCGAACGGCAGGCGCATGGTCATCGGTATCCTGATGCGACGAAGCTTGAATGTAGGGCCCTTGTGGTTGTAGGAGAAGTGAATTATCCGGATGGGATCCAGTGTATTTGCGCATGTTGCCGGCACTGGGCGCCCATGGTAGAAGTCAGCCTTGTCATTCAGAAGTCGAATACAGAGATGTCTTCCAGCGTAAAACCGAATAGGGCCTTGTTCGACCTCGACCTGCTGCGCGCCATCGTCGTGGTGGCCGATTGCGGCAGTTTCACCACCGCCGCCGCCCGCCTGCATTCCACCCAGTCGACCATCAGCCAGAAGGTCCGCCGCCTGGAGGACATGGTCGGCCATCGCCTGCTGGTGCGTGGCAACCGCGATGTGTTGCCCACCGATGCCGGGCAGACCTTGCTCGGTTACGCCCGGCACATGCTGGCCCTCAATGACCAGATGCTTGAAGCCCTGGCCGGGGCGATGGTCGGGGTCACCGTGCGCCTGGGCGTGCCGGAGGATTTCGTCGGCGGGCGCACCACCAACGCATTGTCCGCGTTCAGCCGACGCCACCCGCAGGTCAAGCTGGAGGTCACCAGCGGCCTGTGCCGCGATCTCAGCCAGGCCTACGACAACGGTGAACTCGACCTGGTGCTGCTCAAGCAGCGGCGCAACAGCCGCGAGGGCGTGGCCTGCTGGCCAGAGCGTTTGCAGTGGATCGACAGCGCGCGCACGCCGTCCTTCGAGCTCGATCCGATTCCGTTGGTGACCTTTCCGCCACGCGGGCTGTACCGCGACGACATGATCAGCGCGATCGAAGGCATGGGCCGGCGCTGGCGCATCAGCTTTACCAGTTCCAGCCTCAGCGGGATCCAGGCGGCGGTGGCCGACGGCATGGGCATCAGCCTGCTGCCCCCGCGGGCGGCGCTCGACGAGCATCGGGTGCTGGGCGCCGGGCAGGGGCTGCCGGAGGTGGACAGCTACGAAATCGTGATCGTGCACCGGCCAACGGCGGACGCGATGGTCAAGGCGCTGGCCGAGGTGCTGACCGAATTGCTGGCGGTGCAGGCGATCTGACACCACCAGCGAAACGATCAGTCCCCGCAGCAGTGTGACTTGCCTTGGGCCCCGTCATAGCGATCATGATGGCGCACCCAATCCATCGTCCCTTCCTCGTTGCGCCCCAGGGGGGCCACGTCGAGGAAGTTGTAGGCATTGACCAGGATGTCCAGCCCCCGGGCATAGGTGGAGTAGGTGTGGTACAGGCTGCCGTCGGCGTCCCGGTAGAACGCGCTCAATCCGGGCAACTCCGCCTCGTCGCCGCTGTAGGGCTCGTAGTTGTACTGGGCGCTGCCATCGGTGGCGACAGTGACCCCGAAGTCCTGGTTGAAGGTGCTGCCGTGCGAGGAATACCACGGGAACTGCCAGCCCATGCGCTGGCGGAACGCCTGGAATTCGCCATAGGGTGCCCGTGACACCGCCACCAGCGACACGTCATGGTGGGCCAGGTGCAGGTTGGCGCCGTCGAAATGATCGGCGAGGAAGGAGCAGCCCGGGCAGCCTTCGCTCCAGCCCCCGGCGAACATGAAGTGATAGACCAGCAGTTGGCTGCGCCCGGCGAACAGCTCGGCCAGACTCAGCTCACCGTGTGGGCCCTGGAAACGATAGTCCTGCTCCACCTGCACCCAGGGCAAGGCGCGGCGGGCAGCGGCAAGTTCATCGCGTTGATGGGTAAAGGCTTTCTCGTGCAACCAGAGTTGCCGGCGGGCGGCGAGCCATTGGCTGCGCGTGACCACGGCATGCTTGGGGGTGGAATGGCTCATGGGCGTGACTCCACGCTGGGGGTTCACCGAGTGGTCGAATGGCAGCGCGGACATTCGACGCTGGATTTTCCGTTGCCGACCAATGGTTGCTCCGCCCCCTCGATGCAGTCTCCCTGATGAACCTTTCATGACAAAACGTCGGTAGCAAAGCGCCACCCCCGTCAAAGCCATGGATACCGGCAAGGCATCTGGCCATCAGGCCGGTCGAGCCTTGGGGAACGGCCTGGGAGCGGGGCGATGGGGACTATGGAACGCTACACGAAAGTGGGAATGCAGGAGCTCGACCAGCGCCTGGCGAAGATCGTCGAGGCGGCGCGCAAGCAGCCGGTCTCGGTCTATCGCTACGGCGCGCCGTGGGTATGGATCGTCTCCCAGGAAGACTGGCAGGGCGCCCTGCGCGAGGTGGCCAGCTGCGTGCCGCCCGGGCATTCGCTGGCGCTGCTCAAGCCGCGTATCGAAGCCTTGCTGGATGAGCACCAGGCCGCGCTGGCGCTGCTGGCCGAGCAGCAGGGCATGATCATCGCCCCGCACACACTGATGCACGTGCTGCTGCTGCAGTTGCTGTATTCGGTGCCCAGCGAGAAGCAGCTCTACGAGCAGCTCAACTACAACCTGCTGTTCCGCTGGTTCGCCGGCCTGGAACTGAAATCGCGGGTGTGGAACTTCAGCCTGTTCAGTCATGACCTCGGCGTGCTGCTGGGCAGCGCCATGGCCGTGTCGCTGCTGCAGCGCATGGTCGACGAGGTGCTCGGCGCGAGCCTGCAGGCCATGCCCGAGTTCAGCCTCAACCTGGCCTTGCTGCACAGCTGGCTGGCACGTCACCAAGGTCAGGCCGCGCCTGACGCAAACCACTAGAAACCCAACGAATTCCTGGCGCTCAAGGGGGCGGTGTGGAGCATTTTTTCTTCAAGCGATGCGCCATGGGCGCAGGGCTGCTGTCGTGCCTGCTGGCGGGCAACGTGTCCGCGGACGAGGCGCAGCGCCGGGTCGAGATCAATGAATACGTGGTGCGCGGCAATACGGTGCTCGACGCCCAGGCCATCGAGGAGGCGGTCTATCCCTACCTGGGGCCGGACAAGTCCCTGGCCGACCTCGAAGGCGCCCGCGAGGCCCTGCAGAAAAGCTACCAGGCCCGTGGCTACCAGTCGGTGTTCGTCGAGCTGCCCGAGCAGAAGGTCGAGGGCGGCGTGGTCTACCTGCAGGTGAGCGAAACCAAGGTCGGGCGAGTGCGGGTGGTGGGCGCCAAGCATTACTCGCCGCTGGAGATTCGTGAACAGGTTCCGGCGCTGGAGGAGGGCAAGGTGCCCGACTTCGCCCAGGTGCAGGACGAACTGGCCACGCTCAACCGCACCCCGGGCCGGCAGGTCATGCCGTTGGTGCGCGAAGGCCAGCGGCCGGGCACCATGGATGTCGACCTGCAGGTCGAGGACAAGCAGCCCTGGCACCTGAGCCTGGGCCTGAACAACGATCACAGCGCCGACACCGAGAAGCTGCGCAGCGTCATCAGCCTGGGCTACAACAACCTCTGGCAGGCCGGCCACAGCGTCTCGCTGACCTGGTTCACCGCGCCCCAGGACCGTGACAATGCCGAAGTCTGGTCCGGCTCCTACGCCGCACCCCTGAACGAGCGCTGGACCGTGCAGTTCTCCGGCTACCACTCCGACAGCAACGTCGCCACGGTGGGCGGCACCAACGTCCTGGGCAAGGGCCATTCCTATGGTGTTTCGGCAATCTACAACCTGCCGGGCGTCGGCGCCTGGGCCAACGCCCTGTCGATCGGCGTGGACTTCAAGGACTTCGACGAGCAGGTCGGCCTGGGCGCCAGCAGCGACAAGGTACCACTCAAGTACGCCCCCATCACCCTGGGCTACACCGGCTACCGCTTCACCGAGCAGGACCAGCTGAGCCTGGGCCTGAGCCTGGTGGCCGGCACCCGCAGCCTGCTGGGCTACGGCAGCGACGACGCCGAGTTCGACTACAAGCGCTACCGCGCCGATTCCAGCTTCGCCGCGCTCAAGGGCGACGGCAGCTACACCTTCGACTTCGCAGGCTCCTGGCAGAGCGCCTCGAAGCTGGCCTTCCAGCTGGCCTCGGGGCCGCTGGTGTCGAACGAGCAGTTCGCCGCCGGCGGTGCCACTTCGGTGCGCGGTTACCTGGCCGCCGAGCGTACCGGGGACGACGGCCTGCTGTTCTCCCAGGAGCTGCGCACCCCATCCATCGGCCGCTATGTCGGCAGCTACATCAGCGATTGGCGCTTCTATCTGTTCGCCGAAGGCGCCCAGCTGCGCCTGCAGGACGCGCTGCCCGAGCAGGACGACCGCTACAGCCTGGCCAGTGCCGGCATCGGCACCCGCGCCACGCTCAACGACTGGCTGTCCGGCAGCGTCGACTGGGCCGTGCCGCTCAAGGACGGCCCCAACACCGACAAGAACGCTTCCCGTGTGCACTTCAGTGTGCAGGCGACCTTCTGACTCATTGACCGGCATCGACCTGGAGACCTCTCATGCAACGCCTGATATTGACCTTGCTGCTGTGCCTGGGCTTCGCCCTGCCGGGCAGCGCCAGCGCCTGGTGGCAGGACGACTGGATGTACCGCAAGCAGATCGCCGTGGACACCACGCCCCAGGGCGCCGGACTGACCCAGGCGCTGGGCCGCACCGCGCTGCTGGTGCGCCTGCACACCGGCAACTTCAGCTTCGACGGCGTCAGCGAGACCGGCGCCGACATCCGCTTCGTCAGCGCCGATGACAAGACCGTGCTCAACCACCATGTCGAGCAGTTCGATCCGCTGATGGGCATGGCGCTGATCTGGGTGGACGTGCCACGCATAGAAGCGGGCCAGCGCCAGGAGCTGTGGATGTACTACGGCAACCCGAAAGCCCAGGCGCCTGCTGGCCAGCCCAGCTTCGACGCCGACTACACCGCGCTCTACCACTTCGACAGTGCCACCGCCCGCGACGCCAGCCCCTATGGCAATCAGCTGCAAGGGCCGACGGTGAGCGTCGACGGCGTGATCGGCCGGGCCATTCAGCTCGGTGGCCAGGGCCTGCAACTGCCGGCCAGCGCCTCGCTGCAACTGCCGGCGGGCGCGGCGTTCACTTTCAGCACCTGGCTGCGCCAGGATCAGGCGGTGGGCGAGCAACTGCTGCTGGCCCGTCGCGAGGCCGGCCACAGCCTGTTGCTGGGCCTGGCCCAGGGCGTGCCTTTCGTCGAGGTTGACGGCCAGCGCGCCAGCGCCAGCCAGGCCGTGAGCGCCGGTCAGTGGCAACACCTGGCACTGGTGGGCGAGGGCGGCAACCTGAGCCTGTTGCTCGAAGGCCAGCCGGTGGCCCGCCTGGCCGCCAGTCTGGCGGCCTTCAACGGTGCCGTCGGCATTGGTGGTGACCTGCCGCCGCCCGAAGGCGAGGTGACCAGCCAGTTCGCGCCTTTTGTCGGCGCCCTGGACGAACTGCGCCTGTCGCGCGTGGCCCGCAGCCAGGCAGGCCTGCAGGCCGATGTACTGGCCCAGGGCGCCGAGTCGCGCCTGGTGGTGTACGGCGTCGACGAGGAACAGTCGGGCTTCGGCTTCGGCGGCCTGGGCTTCCTGCTCAAGGCGGTGCCGGTGGACGCCTGGGTGATCATCGCCATCCTGGTGCTGATGATGGTGCAGTCGTGGGTGATCATGCTACGCAAGCAGCGCACCCTCAGTCGCGTCACCGCCGCCAACACCCGCTTTCGCGAGCGGTTCGCCATGGTCGGCACGCGCCTGGAGCAGTTCGCCGACGATCAGGACCTGCATGGGCGGCTCACCGACTCCTCGCTGTGGCGCCTGTACCTGGTGGCCGTGCAGGAACTGCGCACCCGCCGCGCCCAGGGCGCCGACACCCGCGAAGTGTCCGCGGCCACCATCGAGGCCATCCGCTGCTCCATGGACGGCGTGCGCACCCGCGAGAACCAGGCGTTGTCATCGAAGCTGTCGACCCTGTCCAACGCCATTGCCGGCGGCCCCTACATCGGCCTGCTGGGCACGGTGCTGGGGATCATGGTGGTGTTCCTCGGCACCGCCATGGCCGGCGACGTCAACATCAATGCCATCGCCCCGGGCATGGCCGCGGCGCTGCTGGCCACCGCCATGGGCTTGTTCGTCGCCATCCCCGCGCTGTTCGGCTACAACCGCCTGACCACGCGCAACCGCGAGGTCAGCGCCGACATGCGGGTATTCGTCGACGAGTTCATCACCCGCCTGGCCGAGCTGCACGGCGAGGGCCAGGCCGGTGAAGCGGCGCAGCGCCCGACCGGGCGCAGCGTCAACCCGTCGGTTCCGGCGTGAGGGCACAGCCATGGCATCCGTGAACAACGCCCATGACGACGACACCGACGCCGCGGTCGACAGCATCAACATCACCCCGCTGGTGGACGTGCTGATGGTGGTACTGGTGATGTTCATCCTCACCGCCACTGCGCAGGTTTCCGGGATCCAGGTGCAGCTGCCCAAGGCCAGCGCCACGGTGTCGCTGGCCCAGCCCAAGACCAAGGCGATCTCGATCAACGACGCCGGCCAGGTGTTTCTCGACGCCTATCCGGTGACGCTGCAGGAGCTGGAGGACCGCCTGCGCAGCGAGAAGGCGCGCAACCCCGACTTCCCGCTGATCGTGCGCGGCGACGCGGGCGTGCAGTACCAGAAGGTGGTCGAGGTGCTCGACCTGCTGCGCCGTCTCGAACTGGCCCAGGTCGGGCTGGTTACCGGCAAGCCGAACCAGGGGTGAGGGCAGCCATGGAACGTACAGTCAACCCCCGCCGCCTGCTGACCTGGGCCGTGCTCGCCGTTGCTGGCGCTGGCCTGGCCTGGCTGCTGTGGCAGTGGGCCAACGACATGGCCGGGGTGCGCCGCGAAGCGCCCAAGGTGCCGGCGATCATCCCGCTGCCGCCACCGCCGCCACCACCGCCCGAGCCGCCCAAGGAGCCCGAGCCGCCGGTCGAGGAGAAGATCGTCGAGCCGCAGCCGGTGCCCGAGGCCGAAGAGGTCAAGCCCGCCGAGGAGGCGCCCGATCCGGCCCAGGACCTGGCCGAGCCGATGCAGATGGACGGCGACGCGCAAGCGGGCGGCGACAGCTTCAACGTCGGCGCCGGCAAGGGCGGCGGCATGGCCGGTGGCGGCGGAGGGGGGCTGGGCAGCGGCACCTACAGCCAGTACCTGGCCTACGCCTTCCAGCGCCTGCTGCGCGACAACCCCGAGCTGCGCAACCTGGTGTTCAACCTGCAGGCCGAGATCTGGCTCAGCGCCGCGGGCGAGATCACCCGTGTCGAGCTGCTGCGCGGCAGCGGCGAGCCGGAGGTGGACGCCCAGGTGCTCGCCGCCCTGCGCGGCGCCCGCGCCCTCGACCAGCGCCCGCCCGCCAACCTGACCTTGCCGGTGAAGATCGCCCTGCAGGGGCGCCGGCCATGAACAACGAAGCACGACTGACCCACAGGAGCTGCAAACCCATGAAGTGCCCAGTCAACCGATTGACCCTGGCGCTCGGCCTGCTGGCCGCCGCCACCGCGGTCGGTCCGACCGTCGCCCACGCCGCGCCGTCGGAGAACGCGACCGTCAACCTGATCCGCCTGCTGGTGGAGCAGGGCGTGCTCAAGCAGGACAAGGCCGACGCGCTGATCGCCCAGGCCGAACGCGAAGCTCAGCAGGCGCGGGTCGCCGCCAGCGGCGCGCCGATTGTCGCCCAGGCCCCGGCCGCCAACGGTGAGGTGCGCGTGCAATACGTGCCGGCCATCGTCCGCCAGCAGATCCGCGACGAGATCAAGGCGGAGGTGATGAGCACCGCCAAGCAGGAAAACTGGGCCGCGCCCAACACCTTCCCTGACTGGGCCTCACGCATCAGCTTCGACGGCGATCTGCGTTTGCGCTACGAGTCGCGTTCCTATGCCGATGGCAACAGCAACGAGATCGTCGATTTCGCCAAGCTCAATGAAAAGGGCCCCTACGACGTCAACCCCAACAGCAGCTCAAGCCTGCCTCCGTTGCTCAACACCCGCGAGGATCGCGACAGCCTCCTGCGCCTGCGGGCGCGCTTCGGCCTCAAGGCGCAGCTGGCGGAGAACTGGGTGGCTGGCATCCGCGTCGCCACCGGCTCCAACAACAACCCGGTCTCGACCACCCAGAACCTTGGTGGCGGCTTCGGCAAGAAGGACATCTGGCTCGACCAGGGTTACGTCACCTGGACGCCGAGCGAGCGCCTGACGCTGACCGGCGGGCGGATCGCCAACCCGTTCATGTCCACCGACATCCTGTATTCCCACGACCTCAACTTCGATGGCGTGGCGGCGCTGTTCGACCAGCCGCTGGGCCGCGACCTCAGCCTGTTCGGCACCGTCGGCGCATTCCCTGTGCAATACAGCGACGACAACGCCACCAGCAACGGCCTGGATAAGGAAGACAGCGACAACAAGTGGCTGTACGGCGCGCAGTTGGGCGCGAAATGGGCGCTCAACGACAGCAATCGACTCAAGGGCGCGATGGCCTATTACCGCTTCGACGATATCGCCGGCGAGCGCTCCAGCCCTTGCGCCCCGTGGGATGGCCAGCCGGGCTGCGACAGCGACGAATCCCGGCCGACCTTCATGCAGAAGGGCAACACCGTGTTCCTGCTCCGCGACATCACGCCGAATCCGGCCAACCCGGCGGCCACGCCGCAGCCGCAATTCGTCGGCATCGCCTCGGAGTTTGAGCTGCTTGATTTGAACCTGGTGTGGGACGCCGACCTGCCCCATGACTTCAAGCTGCGCAGCCAGGCCAACTACGTCCACAACCTGGCCTACGACGAGGGCGACATGCGCAAGCGTTCGGCGGGACAACTGGCCAACAACGTCGACGAGAACGGCAACCTCAAGAGCGGCGGCGATGCCTGGATGCTCCAGTTCACCCTGGGCAACGCCCTGGACATGCGCAAGGCCGGCGACTGGAACCTGTTCGCCGGCTACAAGCGCATCGAGCCCGACGCGCTGCCGGACGGCTTCAACGACTCGAGCTTCCACCTCGGCGGCACCAACGCCAAGGGTTATTTCCTCGGTGGCAACTACGGCCTGGCCGACAACGTCTACGCTACAGCCCGTTGGTTGAGCAGCGAGGCGGTCTACGGCGCGCCGTTTGACATCGATGTGCTACAACTTGAAGTCAACACTCGGTTCTAGGGAAGGAGCACGGGCATGAACAAGGGAGCTTATCGCCACCGCTGCGCCTGGTTGATGCTGGCCCTGGGCGCAAGCCTGGCGGCCTCGGCGTCGGCCGAAACCCTCGAGGAACGTCTGCGCACCCAACTGCGCAGCACCACGCAACAGCTGCAGGCCCTGCAGAGCGAGCAAGCCCAGGCCAGCGCCGCCCGCCAGGCGGCCGAGCAGCAGCGTGACGCTGCTCAAGGCCAGGTACGCGAACTGACCGCGCAACTGGCCAAGGCCCGCGGCCAGAGCGAGCAACTGGCTGGCCAGCAACAGGCCGTGCACAGCCAGGCCCAGGCGCTGGTGGCCAGCAGCAACGAACAACTGCACAAGTACAAGCAGGCCTATGACGAGCTGCTGGCGATGGCGCGCGCCAAGGAAAGCGAGCGCGCCACCCTGCAGGCGCAACTGGGCGAGCGTGACAGCCAGGTGCAGCAATGCCAGGCCCGCAACCAGCAGATGTACGGGGTGGCCAAGGAGATGCTGGCCGCCTACGAGAAGGTCGATATCGCCGATGTCATGAAGATGCGCCAGCCCTTCGCCGGTGGTGCCCGGGTCAAGTTCGAGGAGCTGGCCCAG
This window of the Pseudomonas mosselii genome carries:
- a CDS encoding helix-turn-helix domain-containing protein; amino-acid sequence: MHIPLPGIPLFQLYGEHHAWPDTDLLHCESIPARSRLHHWEIKPHRHAELFQLLYVQRGEAQVEIEGERRVIREAAIQVVPPLTVHGFRFSADIQGHVLTFGTALVVDLEQRLGAPLSVLTAARCYPLGQDRLRLHGLIDTLQQEYQGSAPARGPLLQALVTALMVWIHRQQQALPARNQDERDQQLLGRYLRLVEAHYREHLAVDDFASRLGITSLQLNQLCRALAGQSALQVIHQRLLLEARRNLAYTRMSISQLSDSLGFSDPTYFARFFKRLDGRTPKEYRRSVNT
- the pobA gene encoding 4-hydroxybenzoate 3-monooxygenase; this translates as MKTQVAIIGAGPSGLLLGQLLQRAGIDTLIVERQTPDYVLGRIRAGVLEQGTVDLLREAGVAERMDREGLVHEGVELLVNGRRQRLDLKALTGGKTVMVYGQTEVTRDLMQARQASGAPIIYSADNVRPHAIDGERPYLTFDKDGCQHRVDCDYIAGCDGFHGVARQSIPADVLKMYERVYPFGWLGLLADTPPVNHELIYAHHERGFVLCSQRSQTRSRYYLQVPLQERVEDWPDARFWDELKARLPAEVAAQLVTGPALEKSIAPLRSHVLEPMQHGRLFLVGDAAHIVPPTGAKGLNLAASDVNYLYRILVKVYREGRTDLLAQYSPLALRRVWKGERFSWFMTRLLHDFGAHQDDWDRKMQEADREYYLGSPAGLANIAENYVGLPFEAVE
- a CDS encoding ankyrin repeat domain-containing protein, with protein sequence MRLPFAALLLSLSLATHAETSAMNPPLLDAARHGDAPAVRQLLDRGALPDTRNDQGQTALLVATHANQVEVAKVLIEAGADVNAKDNINDSPYLYAGARGLNDILRLTLAHGADLKSTNRYGGTALIPAAERGHVETVQLLIEAGVDVDHLNRLHWTALLEAVILGDGGPRYVEIVRRLLAAGADPRITDKEGVTALEHARQRGYREMVTLLEQ
- a CDS encoding LysR substrate-binding domain-containing protein yields the protein MSSSVKPNRALFDLDLLRAIVVVADCGSFTTAAARLHSTQSTISQKVRRLEDMVGHRLLVRGNRDVLPTDAGQTLLGYARHMLALNDQMLEALAGAMVGVTVRLGVPEDFVGGRTTNALSAFSRRHPQVKLEVTSGLCRDLSQAYDNGELDLVLLKQRRNSREGVACWPERLQWIDSARTPSFELDPIPLVTFPPRGLYRDDMISAIEGMGRRWRISFTSSSLSGIQAAVADGMGISLLPPRAALDEHRVLGAGQGLPEVDSYEIVIVHRPTADAMVKALAEVLTELLAVQAI
- a CDS encoding DUF899 domain-containing protein, which produces MSHSTPKHAVVTRSQWLAARRQLWLHEKAFTHQRDELAAARRALPWVQVEQDYRFQGPHGELSLAELFAGRSQLLVYHFMFAGGWSEGCPGCSFLADHFDGANLHLAHHDVSLVAVSRAPYGEFQAFRQRMGWQFPWYSSHGSTFNQDFGVTVATDGSAQYNYEPYSGDEAELPGLSAFYRDADGSLYHTYSTYARGLDILVNAYNFLDVAPLGRNEEGTMDWVRHHDRYDGAQGKSHCCGD
- a CDS encoding transposase translates to MERYTKVGMQELDQRLAKIVEAARKQPVSVYRYGAPWVWIVSQEDWQGALREVASCVPPGHSLALLKPRIEALLDEHQAALALLAEQQGMIIAPHTLMHVLLLQLLYSVPSEKQLYEQLNYNLLFRWFAGLELKSRVWNFSLFSHDLGVLLGSAMAVSLLQRMVDEVLGASLQAMPEFSLNLALLHSWLARHQGQAAPDANH
- a CDS encoding ShlB/FhaC/HecB family hemolysin secretion/activation protein, which produces MGAGLLSCLLAGNVSADEAQRRVEINEYVVRGNTVLDAQAIEEAVYPYLGPDKSLADLEGAREALQKSYQARGYQSVFVELPEQKVEGGVVYLQVSETKVGRVRVVGAKHYSPLEIREQVPALEEGKVPDFAQVQDELATLNRTPGRQVMPLVREGQRPGTMDVDLQVEDKQPWHLSLGLNNDHSADTEKLRSVISLGYNNLWQAGHSVSLTWFTAPQDRDNAEVWSGSYAAPLNERWTVQFSGYHSDSNVATVGGTNVLGKGHSYGVSAIYNLPGVGAWANALSIGVDFKDFDEQVGLGASSDKVPLKYAPITLGYTGYRFTEQDQLSLGLSLVAGTRSLLGYGSDDAEFDYKRYRADSSFAALKGDGSYTFDFAGSWQSASKLAFQLASGPLVSNEQFAAGGATSVRGYLAAERTGDDGLLFSQELRTPSIGRYVGSYISDWRFYLFAEGAQLRLQDALPEQDDRYSLASAGIGTRATLNDWLSGSVDWAVPLKDGPNTDKNASRVHFSVQATF